The following are from one region of the Leptospira wolbachii serovar Codice str. CDC genome:
- a CDS encoding HigA family addiction module antitoxin, whose translation MKRLPNIHPGQILLEEFLTPLKITAYRLAKETGIPQTRISQILLYKRSVSADTAIRLSKFFGTTPQFWLGLQNDYDLEEEMLKKQKEFNGIHNYKDLAIAS comes from the coding sequence ATGAAACGTTTACCAAACATCCATCCGGGACAAATTCTATTGGAAGAGTTTCTTACTCCCTTAAAAATCACTGCATATCGACTTGCGAAGGAAACTGGTATTCCGCAAACGAGAATCAGTCAAATTCTACTATATAAAAGATCTGTTTCTGCTGATACCGCAATTCGGTTATCGAAATTCTTCGGAACTACTCCGCAGTTCTGGCTTGGTTTACAAAATGATTACGATTTGGAAGAAGAAATGTTAAAAAAACAGAAAGAATTTAACGGAATTCACAATTACAAAGATTTAGCAATAGCTTCTTAA